From the genome of Leptodactylus fuscus isolate aLepFus1 chromosome 1, aLepFus1.hap2, whole genome shotgun sequence, one region includes:
- the LOC142186722 gene encoding vomeronasal type-2 receptor 26-like, with translation MIAIKNKLWGVGRGRYSNVSIREYQQLMAFIFVIDEINRSPDILPNVTLGYHVFDSCGHINKVIKDVLRIMSGIWSAIEIPNYSYKSDGALAGYIGDLHPLTTNPMAQLLSIFGYTQISYGARDPRLSNRRLYPNFFRTVQDYETQNEGTAKLIKTFGWNWVGIITTDDDPGEREAEHMSQTLRKFGICIEFKFKVSLEDSYVTKQQYQLPLTCEIIIICGTYSFQYMRSLTPLAPFLKQRTILLPVSWSFSTELVRQIAGDKLDRSLVFSPPPRHVPGLKELLYTFHPSNRPDDKLLEDIWISFQFCLSGNKIKNKLFTAVSHATLRNCTGGETYKGLLSYFGDSMTYNVYVSALSMAHALHDLYTFLNRTGGKQLEPITFQHKLRIFMKKLKFFGKYNEPLNFNERGEMPEYLEIENWVKRESNVYNTTQYIGCWDHVGYFNPSVLEHEQLVIYPQKITWKHGKIPLGLCSESCFPGTLQSPKESHPSCCHDCLACPAGQISNISGSKTEKWQEYNNWVEHFFRPVYGVENRQWVMKGKSTTNSETCLKCPDDQWPNEYRDECMPKIIEYLSYEQDTMAVVLSSMFGLFLIITISVSVIFIIFLDTPIVKANNRNISFILLLSLKLSLLCVFLFIGRPDDITCRLRQISTGVAFTVAVSSILAKSITVSIAFKATRPGSPWRRYLGVRLPYSVVLVGSFFQLLNGIIWLSVSPPFQELDIDSYPGRIIIQCNEGSVLAFYVMLGYLGVLAAVSFVLAFMVRTLPDIYNEAKYITFSMLVFCSVWICAIPAYLSSKGKNMVMVEIFSILASEMGILGCIFLPKCYNIIMRPEMSSRRKFLERQ, from the exons ATGATTGCTATCAAGAATAAATTGTGGGGAGTTGGTAGAGGGCGCTATTCAAA TGTAAGTATCAGAGAATATCAGCAGCTGATGGCTTTTATTTTTGTCATTGATGAGATTAACAGGAGCCCCGATATCCTTCCTAATGTCACCCTGGGGTATCATGTGTTTGACTCCTGTGgacatataaataaagttattaaagATGTTCTACGTATAATGTCCGGGATATGGAGCGCCATAGAGATTCCTAACTATTCTTATAAAAGTGATGGTGCACTGGCCGGTTACATCGGAGATCTCCATCCACTTACTACGAACCCAATGGCCCAATTACTCAGCATTTTCGGCTACACCCAG ATCAGTTATGGGGCCAGGGATCCTCGTCTGAGTAATAGAAGGCTGTACCCAAACTTTTTCCGAACAGTTCAAGACTATGAGACACAAAATGAAGGAACTGCAAAGCTAATCAAAACTTTTGGATGGAACTGGGTCGGGATAATAACAACAGATGACGACCCCGGAGAACGTGAAGCTGAACATATGAGCCAAACACTCCGGAAATTTGGAATTTGCATCGAATTTAAATTTAAGGTTTCTCTAGAAGATTCTTATGTAACAAAACAGCAATATCAGTTGCCTTTAACCTGTGagattattattatatgtggGACGTATTCCTTCCAGTATATGAGGTCACTTACTCCATTAGCACCATTTCTGAAGCAAAGAACAATCCTTCTTCCCGTATCGTGGTCGTTTTCTACAGAACTCGTAAGACAGATTGCTGGAGACAAACTAGATCGTAGTTTGGTGTTCTCTCCACCACCACGCCACGTCCCTGGATTAAAGGAACTTTTATATACTTTTCATCCATCCAACCGACCGGATGACAAGTTACTGGAGGACATCTGGATCTCGTTCCAATTTTGCCTATCAGGAAATAAAATCAAAAATAAACTCTTCACTGCGGTTTCTCATGCAACCCTTAGAAACTGTACAGGAGGGGAGACCTATAAAGGGCTGTTAAGTTATTTTGGAGACTCAATGACCTACAATGTGTATGTGTCAGCCCTGAGCATGGCGCACGCTCTACATGATTTATACACCTTCTTAAATAGAACAGGAGGAAAACAATTGGAACCCATTACATTTCAACATAAA ctgagaATATTTATGAAGAAATTGAAATTTTTTGGCAAGTACAATGAACCTTTGAACTTCAATGAGAGGGGAGAGATGCCGGAATATCTAGAGATTGAAAATTGGGTGAAAAGAGAAAGCAATGTATACAATACTACTCAATACATTGGTTGTTGGGATCACGTGGGCTACTTTAATCCATCAGTGCTGGAACATGAACAGCTGGTTATATATCCACAGAAGATAACGTGGAAACATGGAAAG ATTCCCTTAGGTTTGTGCTCTGAATCTTGTTTTCCTGGAACTCTACAATCTCCAAAAGAAAGCCATCCGTCCTGCTGCCATGATTGTCTCGCATGTCCAGCCGGACAAATCTCCAACATATCTG GAAGCAAGACTGAGAAATGGCAAGAATATAACAATTGGGTTGAACATTTCTTTAGACCAGTGTATGGTGTGGAGAACAGACAATGGGTGATGAAGGGAAAATCGACAACAA ATAGTGAGACTTGTCTAAAGTGTCCTGATGACCAATGGCCAAATGAGTACAGAGATGAGTGTATGCCAAAAATTATAGAGTATCTCTCTTATGAGCAGGACACCATGGCTGTGGTTTTGTCCTCCATGTTTGGACTATTTCTTATCATAACCATCTCTGTGTCAGTGATTTTCATTATATTCTTGGACACTCCTATAGTAAAAGCCAATAATCGGAACATCAGCTTCATTCTTCTTCTGTCCCTCAAGTTGAGTTTATTATGTGTCTTCCTGTTCATTGGTCGTCCAGATGATATAACCTGCAGGCTACGTCAGATCTCCACTGGTGTCGCCTTCACCGTTGCGGTGTCTTCTATCCTTGCCAAGTCCATTACGGTTTCCATTGCTTTCAAAGCCACCAGACCTGGCAGCCCCTGGAGGAGATATCTGGGGGTTAGACTGCCTTATTCTGTAGTATTGGTCGGCTCCTTCTTTCAGCTTCTGAATGGCATTATTTGGCTGTCGGTTTCTCCTCCATTTCAGGAGCTGGACATAGACTCTTATCCTGGAAGgatcatcattcagtgtaatgaAGGTTCTGTTCTGGCCTTTTATGTCATGTTGGGTTATTTGGGGGTTTTAGCGGCTGTGAGTTTTGTTCTtgctttcatggtgaggacattacctgaTATCTACAATgaagccaagtacatcaccttcagcatgctggtctTCTGCAGTGTCTGGATCTGTGCCATCCCAGCGTATCTGAGCAGTAAGGGGAAGAACATGGTCATGGTGGAGATATTCTCTATATTGGCCTCAGAAATGGGGATTTTGGGCTGTATATTTCTTCCTAAATGCTACAATATTATTATGAGGCCGGAGATGAGCAGTAGAAGAAAGTTCCTGGAGAGACAATAA